The Aestuariirhabdus haliotis DNA window CTTGTTCAGGTCTCGACATGAACGGCGAGCTTCGCCTTGATAAAAACCATTTTAGGATCCGCAGAGATCTATCCGAATTAATCAGAGGTGCCTTATTTATTTCTTTCATCGATTTCAAGGCACCAAAGCGCAGAAAGCAATTAAGCTGTTCTGCAACTAAACTGTTATAGCTTATGTAGTTCCACCACAGGGAAGCTGTGTCGATACCCGCACAGGGAAGCTAAAGGAATGACAGTCAATCGCGATCGTGTGCGCTATACCCTTAGCGGCAGTGGGCTAGACCTGCTTCCCGGGGTCTACTTTCGCCGCAATCTTACCCCTCCCTGGCAGCCCGAATGGCTCAACAATGGCCTGTTTGAACTCTGTGGCTACGAACCGCGAGGAGCCAACGACAGCACCCAGTTACTGTCCGTTATCCCCCTGCAGCAGCAACAACGGCTGCAACAGCAAATAGAAACCCAACTCAAAAGCCAAAGCGAGTATCGCATTGAATACGATATTCGCCACAAAGAGGGGAGCATTCGCCACCTCGAGGAACGAGGCCAGCGCTGCCCAGACAACCCGACCCTGATTGAAGGCTTCTGGCAAGACATCAGCGAACGAACCCAAATGTCCAGGCAACTGCACGAACAGCAAGAAAAGCTGCAACTTGAACTGCAGCTCAGCTCTTCCAAACTGCAACTTGCCAACCAGGAATTGAAACAGTCCCTGCTGAACCAGATCGAACTGAAAGAAGCCCGCTCCATTGAGTTGCAGCGCATCCAGAGCCAGCAACAAACCCTGAGTCAACTGGTCGATATGGCGGCCAGCAAACGCTATGACTTCCCGCAATTATTACAAGAAATTTGCAGTCAATGCTGTCGTATATTGCGTGCCGATCGTTTGGGTGTGTGGATTTTCGACGAGCAATCAGCAATGGGCAGCCTGCTCTATGAACTGGACCACGACAGCTTTGTCACACCACCCGCTATCAGTCCAAAAACTCATCCCGAGTTGATGGAATTTCTGCGCCAACAGCGCATATTACTGCTCCACCCGGGTGATCATCCCGAGGTTGCCTCCGAGCTTTTGTCGCTGGCTTCCCCTGAGATGGACAACCGACTGATGTTTGCGCCCCTGACGGGTTCCAGCCAGAGCATCTGTGGCGCCATGATCGCCGTAAATAATAACAGTGTACGTTCCTGGCACAGCGACGAGCGTTTCTTCCTGGCTTCAATTGCCGACTTTCTTGAGTTGCAGATCATGAATCAGGAAAAGCAGGGGCTGCTGGATGAATTGCGAGCCTTCCGCAATGCCGTTGAACAAAGCAACAGCGGCGTGATGATGCTTAATCCGCTGGGTGAATTCACCTATGTCAATCATGCCTTTTCCAACATCACCGGTTTTCAACCCGAGGAGCTGATCGGTGAACGCCTGTTGAGCCGCCTGCAGTTGGTACAAAGCAGTCTGGTCGATCAACTGAAGGATACCCTGATTGTTGAACTGAAGGAGTGGCAAGGTGAAGTTCGTGCCCGCAGCAAACAAGGGAGTCTCTACTGGGCCCATATGACGATCACACCGGTACTCGATGAGCACGGCCAGATCTGTCAATTTATGGGGGTATATCTCGATACCACGGGGCAAAAAAGCGCCCAGGAACATATCGAAAAGCTGGCTTTCAGCGATCCCTTGACCGGCCTTGAAAATCGCCAATTATTTCAGGAAAAGTTACAACAGGCGTTGCATAACTGCGAGCGAACCCAGTCTCACATTGCCCTGCTCTTTCTCGACCTGGACAATTTCAAGCGCATCAATGATAGCCTTGGCCACCGCACCGGCGACCAGTTACTGATACAGGTTGCCGCGCGCATAAAAGCCTGCGTTCGAACCAGCGATGGGGTTGCCCGTATCGGTGGCGACGAATTCACCATCCTGCTAATGGATATCGACAAACCGAGCCACGCGGGTACCGTAGCTCAAAACCTGTT harbors:
- a CDS encoding sensor domain-containing protein → MTVNRDRVRYTLSGSGLDLLPGVYFRRNLTPPWQPEWLNNGLFELCGYEPRGANDSTQLLSVIPLQQQQRLQQQIETQLKSQSEYRIEYDIRHKEGSIRHLEERGQRCPDNPTLIEGFWQDISERTQMSRQLHEQQEKLQLELQLSSSKLQLANQELKQSLLNQIELKEARSIELQRIQSQQQTLSQLVDMAASKRYDFPQLLQEICSQCCRILRADRLGVWIFDEQSAMGSLLYELDHDSFVTPPAISPKTHPELMEFLRQQRILLLHPGDHPEVASELLSLASPEMDNRLMFAPLTGSSQSICGAMIAVNNNSVRSWHSDERFFLASIADFLELQIMNQEKQGLLDELRAFRNAVEQSNSGVMMLNPLGEFTYVNHAFSNITGFQPEELIGERLLSRLQLVQSSLVDQLKDTLIVELKEWQGEVRARSKQGSLYWAHMTITPVLDEHGQICQFMGVYLDTTGQKSAQEHIEKLAFSDPLTGLENRQLFQEKLQQALHNCERTQSHIALLFLDLDNFKRINDSLGHRTGDQLLIQVAARIKACVRTSDGVARIGGDEFTILLMDIDKPSHAGTVAQNLLTILSKPFYIDDHQIMVSASLGITLAPDDGTDISSIMRHADLAMYKAKSQGKNTLQFFTEAMNDEAQLRLFLENELRSAMHNNELFLNLQPKVDLADGTVCGMEALLRWKHPERGMIPPDHFIPIAEDTGQIIDIGYWIIRRCCDYIVQLTDRGYGHLTLAVNLSARQFREPSLIETIEMAICESGINPHQLEFEITESMLMDKVDQAIEQMHQLKRIGVTLSIDDFGTGYSSLAYLRQFPIDLIKVDRAFVKDIPNNSSDMAITAAIIAMAHRLNLRVVAEGVETAEQQDFLRQQLCSYAQGYFYSKPLDFSQLLEQLPMLDQRNEAKLFSR